DNA from Rhinatrema bivittatum chromosome 16, aRhiBiv1.1, whole genome shotgun sequence:
gggggggggagggggagattggaGAGAGGGGCTGTCATTGGGAAGAGGGGGAAAGAGAAgggatcagagagagagaaagggtcaGAGAGAGGGACTGTcatcagggggggaggggagagagaggagaggtcagagAGAGGGGGCTGAGATTGGGggcagaggagggagaaaaagTCAATGGGGTTCTTAATAGGGCAAAGGAGAGGGCGGGAAGTGAGGAGGGGAAGTGAGGTAAAAGCGAGAGATTAGAGAGCtagtggggggagagaggctgtCCGCAGTCAGAATTCTTGGGGAAGTCAACAAGGGAAGAGGCAGGGGCTGTCCAGCGGAGGGGGTGTCAGTCGGGAAAAGGACAGGGCACAGGTCTGGAAGGGGCACGGGACGGGTTGGCCTTACCTTCAGGTTCTTCCACCAGTATTTGCGCTTCAGTTTGGCAGCGCTGGTCTCGAACTGAGAGGCTCCGGCCTGCAGGGCATCGGCTCGATCATCCAGCTCCGAAAGCTTCTGATCCCTCTCCAGAACCTTGTCCACGTTCACCCGCATGATGTCCACGACctgcgaggaggaggaggagagacggGGGCAGACGGAGAGACACACACGCCGTGAGACGACGGAAGGCAAACTCCGGCTCtgaagccccccctcccccgcacacGGATATAACCCGGGGCACGTGGCGCTCTCTCACCTCGTCCACCTGAGCCTGGGTCTGCTGCAGCCTGCGGTTACTGGTGAGATTCGGGGGCGCTGCGGGGGCAGCTCCATCTCCTCCGGCAGCTGGGGGGACGGCAGCAGGGGCAGACCTGTCGGGAGAGAGAAAACCCGGAGCCTGAATCCAGTctctgaggggaggggggctgcGGTACGGATCCCCGTCTtgctggtgatggtggtggtggtgagggggccACGGGTCATGCCCGCAGGGGCTCTCGGTGGATGCTTACAGCAAAACGCACTACAAATGGAGCCTATGTAGCGCTGTCTGTCCCTTGCCTGTGGTCGCCCTAGAGGCTGGAAGTCCCGGTTTAGGGGACGCCCTGAGCCTGGGGTGAGCgacctgaccaatttctcttccGTTGATCTATCAAGTCTCTTTTGGACCACACTACTCCCACAGGTTTACCTCTGCCCAGGGTGACAAACAATTTTATTCTGAGCTGAGTATTAGATcccgaaagctagtcaagaaatgcattCAGTTAGTCCCATAAAAAGGTATTgccttgtgcattttttttttcttttgttgttgttaacCTTTTGTTTCAGGCCATTCGAGTAGATGAAGACGGCGGCCGCACTGCTTTCTCCGTTGCGCGCGGCTGCCGTCGCATTCCGAGAGAGAGCGAGGGAATAGTGGGTGCATCTCCGCTCTCCctcctcccatttttttttttgtgtccctCCGGTGAGGAAGCCACAGCCCTCTTCTGGATGCCCGCGTGACCCCCGTGGATGGAGGCGGTTCAAGCTTAGCTTGGATCCCTGGGTCTGGCCGGTCCAGGGGTTCGGGGCTATGCTTAGCAGGGCCGGAATGGCCGGCGTTGGAGGGAACCGATTACGGTGCTATATTTCCCAGAGTTATTCCTGGCCGCTAACCTGCATCAGGGTGATGCTGCCTGCCCAAGCCCACATGCAGACACACGCGCTGCTATTTATATCCCTACACCTCATCGGTCGGCTACAACCCTCTTAGCTGCCGCTTCAGCCTAAGGGGCCCAGGACTGCAACCGTTTACAGAGGCTCAGGACGATGAAGGTTTTTTACCAGGGAGATCCTACAGCTCAATCCACCTTCTCCAAAACTCCTCTGCCCTGCAGA
Protein-coding regions in this window:
- the VAMP2 gene encoding vesicle-associated membrane protein 2, yielding MSAPAAVPPAAGGDGAAPAAPPNLTSNRRLQQTQAQVDEVVDIMRVNVDKVLERDQKLSELDDRADALQAGASQFETSAAKLKRKYWWKNLKMMIILGVICAIILIIIIVYFST